A stretch of Cicer arietinum cultivar CDC Frontier isolate Library 1 chromosome 5, Cicar.CDCFrontier_v2.0, whole genome shotgun sequence DNA encodes these proteins:
- the LOC101496440 gene encoding protein TIC110, chloroplastic-like — protein MMNPSSTLTPSSQRPFLIPLPLSLSSSTKRHRFKLSFPRCSSSSSSSSSSSVPSQVPKDLTGVELLVDKLPPTLRLATSAVVVAGAVAAGFSLGSKFGGSRNAAVGGAVALGVAGGAAVYALNAAAPQVAAVNLHNYVAGLDDPSLLKNEDIGGIAKRYGVKKEDEVFKAEICDIYGQFVSSVLPPGGEELKGDEADRIISFKNSLGIDDPDAAAMHIEVGRKIFRLRLEVGDREADIEQRRAFQKLVFVSYLVFGEASSFLLPWKRVFQFTDSQVEVAIRDSAQRLYASKLKSVGRDIDAEQLVALREAQRFYRLSDQLAENLFKKHTRKLIEENISAALDILKSRTRAVTGVIQVIEELDKILAFNNLLITLKNHADVDLFARGVGPVSLLGGNYDADRKIEDLKLLYRAYVTNALAGGRMEDNKLAALNQFRNIFGLGKREAENITIDVTSKIYRKHLAKAVSGGELEMADSKAVFLQKLCDALNFDPQKACKIHEEIYRQKLQHLVADGELSEEGAAALLRLRVMLCIPQHTVEAAHSDICGSLFGKVVMEAIASGVDGYDAEMKKSVRKAAHGLQLTREIAMSIASKAVRKMFITYIQRARDAENSKDSAKELKKLIAFNTLVVTELVKDIKGESADVSTEEEDVVIETEDEEWDSLPSLKKTNPDKELLEKLGKPGQTEITLKDDLPERDRTDLYKTYLLYCLTGDATKIPFGAQITKKKDDSEYLLLNQLGGILGLSSKEIVEVHRSLAEKAFRQQAEVILADAQLTKARVEQLNDLQKQVGLPEEYAEKIIKSITTTKMAAAIETAVTQGRLNIKQIRELKESGVNLDNLVSKNMRELLFKKTVGDIFSSGTGEFEEEEVYENIPADLNISKEKSRVVVRELAQTRLSNSFIQAVALLRQGNRRGVVSSLNDVLACDKAVPSRPLSWELPEELADLYTIYMKRNPTPEKLTRMQYLLGINDSTAAALREMGDRLINSAVEEEEFVF, from the exons ATGATGAATCCCTCGTCAACTCTCACTCCTTCTTCTCAACGCCCTTTCCTCATTCCTTTACCTCTCTCACTCTCTTCATCCACCAAACGACACCGTTTTAAACTCTCATTCCCTCGTtgctcttcttcttcttcttcttcttcgtcaTCTTCCGTTCCCTCACAAGTCCCCAAAGACCTCACCGGAGTTGAACTTCTCGTCGATAAACTACCACCGACTCTTCGTCTCGCTACTTCTGCTGTAGTCGTTGCTGGCGCCGTAGCCGCCGGGTTTAGCCTCGGCTCCAAGTTTGGTGGAAGTCGAAATGCCGCTGTTGGAGGAGCCGTTGCTTTGGGTGTGGCTGGTGGTGCTGCTGTGTATGCTTTGAATGCGGCTGCTCCTCAAGTTGCGGCTGTGAATTTGCATAACTATGTTGCTGGTCTTGATGATCCTTCTTTGTTGAAGAACGAAGACATTGGTGGAATCGCCAAGAG GTATGGTGTGAAAAAGGAGGATGAGGTATTTAAAGCAGAGATTTGTGATATATATGGCCA GTTTGTGTCATCTGTACTTCCTCCTGGTGGTGAGGAACTTAAAGGTGATGAGGCTGATAGGATCATCAGCTTCAAGAATTCTTTAGGAATTGATGATCCAGATGCAGCTGCTATGCATATAGAG GTTGGTAGGAAAATTTTCAGGCTTAGGCTTGAAGTTGGGGATCGTGAAGCGGATATTGAGCAGCGCAGG GCATTTCAGAAGTTGGTATTTGTATCATATCTCGTTTTTGGGGAAGCATCATCTTTCCTTCTACCTTGGAAGCGTGTTTTCCAGTTCACTGATTCACag GTTGAAGTAGCAATTCGTGACAGTGCCCAGCGATTGTATGCTTCCAAGCTGAAATCTGTTGGCAGAG ATATTGATGCTGAACAACTTGTTGCCCTTAGAGAAGCTCAACGCTTTTATCGACTATCTGATCAG CTGGCTGAAAACTTGTTCAAGAAGCATACGAGGAAATTGATTGAGGAAAATATTTCAGCAGCACTTGATATACTTAAATCCCGCACAAGAGCTGT TACTGGAGTTATCCAAGTGATAGAGGAGCTTGATAAGATATTGGCATTCAATAATCTACTTATCACCCTAAAGAACCATGCGGATGTGGATCTCTTTGCCCGAGGTGTTGGCCCAGTTTCTTTGCTGG GTGGTAATTATGATGCTGATAGAAAGATAGAAGACTTAAAACTTCTTTACAGAGCATATGTTACAAATGCTTTGGCTGGTGGTCGCATGGAAGATAATAAG CTTGCTGCACTGAATCAGTTCAGGAATATATTTGGGTTGGGTAAACGTGAAGCAGAAAACATTACAATTGATGTTACATCCAAAATATATCGCAAACACCTTGCAAAGGCCGTTTCAGGTGGTGAATTAGAAATGGCAGATAGCAAAGCAGTATTCCTTCAAAAGTTGTGTGATGCATTGAACTTTGATCCTCAAAAGGCCTGTAAAATTCATGAAG AAATTTACCGCCAAAAGCTTCAGCACTTGGTGGCTGATGGAGAGCTCAGTGAGGAGGGTGCTGCTGCTTTGTTGAGGTTGCGTGTAATGCTCTGTATTCCTCAACACACTGTTGAAGCAGCTCACTCTGATATCTGTGGCAGTTTGTTTGGAAAG GTTGTCATGGAAGCAATTGCATCAGGGGTTGATGGATATGATGCTGAAATGAAGAAGTCAGTAAGAAAGGCAGCACATGGTTTGCAACTAACCAGGGAAATTGCTATGTCTATTGCAAGCAAGGCC GTAAGGAAGATGTTTATTACATACATACAACGTGCACGAGATGCTGAAAATTCTAAGGACTCGGCAAAGGAACTCAAGAAGCTGATAGCTTTCAACACTTTGGTTGTGACCGAGCTGGTTAAGGACATTAAAGGGGAGTCAGCTGATGTATCAACTGAAGAGGAGGATGTGGTGATAGAAACTGAAGATGAAGAATGGGATTCTCTTCCATCACTGAAGAAAACAAATCCAGATAAAGAACTTCTAGAAAAGTTGGGGAAGCCTGGTCAGACTGAAATTACTCTTAAAGATGACCTTCCAGAAAGAGATAGGACTGATCTTTACAAGACATACTTGCTTTATTGCCTAACTGGTGATGCGACGAAGATTCCATTTGGTGCCCAGATCACTAAAAAGAAGGACGATTCAGAATATCTTCTTCTAAACCAGCTTGGTGGGATTCTCGGTTTGAGTAGTAAAGAAATAGTGGAAGTACATAGAAGTCTTGCAGAGAAAGCTTTCAGGCAACAAGCTGAGGTAATTTTAGCTGATGCACAGTTGACAAAGGCCAGGGTGGAGCAGCTTAATGATCTGCAAAAGCAAGTTGGCTTACCGGAAGAATATGCTGAGAAGATAATTAAGAGTATAACCACTACCAAAATGGCAGCTGCCATTGAAACTGCAGTGACCCAAGGACGGCTGAATATTAAGCAGATAAGAGAACTTAAGGAATCTGGTGTTAATTTAGACAATTTGGTGTCAAAGAATATGAGAGAGTTGCTCTTTAAGAAAACTGTTGGTGATATTTTCTCATCAGGCACTGGAGAGTTCGAGGAGGAGGAAGTATATGAAAATATCCCAGCAGATCTCAACATTAGTAAAGAGAAATCTAGAGTTGTTGTCCGGGAGCTTGCACAAACTAGGTTATCAAATTCGTTCATTCAGGCTGTGGCACTATTAAGACAGGGAAATCGCAGAGGAGTG GTTTCTTCACTCAATGATGTGCTGGCTTGTGACAAAGCAGTTCCCTCACGACCACTATCATGGGAATTGCCAGAGGAGCTTGCTGATCTTTATACCATATACATGAAGCGTAATCCAACTCCAGAAAAATTGACTCGTATGCAGTATTTGTTGGGCATAAATGATTCAACAGCAGCTGCTCTTCGGGAGATGGGAGATAGATTAATCAATTCTGCAGTGGAGGAAGAAGAGTTTGTGTTCTGA
- the LOC101495789 gene encoding uncharacterized protein isoform X2 translates to MVFRVHKRTLMYRNLPLLRSITYSRSHRNTSIVLDATDYIKQKLEELNKLPIPTPLKIVDYDPMPKLKVVAQEEGFVIKVLSERSCQGLLVFILEAFEELGLEVLQARVSCVDNFCLEAVGNRENNQDTRKLDAQLVEQVVFQAIQNWRKVTQKY, encoded by the exons CAAGAGAACACTCATGTACAGAAACCTACCACTGCTACGTTCAATCACTTACTCTCGTTCG CATAGGAACACTTCAATAGTATTGGATGCAACTGATTATATAAAGCAAAAACTGGAAGAATTGAACAAGTTACCAATTCCAACACCACTCAAAATTGTTGACTATGATCCAATGCCTAAG CTTAAAGTTGTGGCACAAGAAGAGGGATTTGTAATCAAGGTGCTTAGTGAAAGGAGTTGTCAAGGATTGTTGGTGTTCATATTGGAAGCCTTTGAAGAGTTGGGTCTTGAAGTGCTCCAAGCTAGGGTTTCTTGTGTTGATAATTTTTGTCTAGAAGCTGTTGGGAACAGA GAGAACAATCAAGATACTCgaaaattggatgcacaattaGTTGAACAAGTTGTGTTTCAAGCTATTCAAAACTGGAGGAAAGTTACacagaaatattaa
- the LOC101495789 gene encoding uncharacterized protein isoform X1, producing the protein MVFRVHKRTLMYRNLPLLRSITYSRSHRNTSIVLDATDYIKQKLEELNKLPIPTPLKIVDYDPMPKLKVVAQEEGFVIKVLSERSCQGLLVFILEAFEELGLEVLQARVSCVDNFCLEAVGNRVIANYENNQDTRKLDAQLVEQVVFQAIQNWRKVTQKY; encoded by the exons CAAGAGAACACTCATGTACAGAAACCTACCACTGCTACGTTCAATCACTTACTCTCGTTCG CATAGGAACACTTCAATAGTATTGGATGCAACTGATTATATAAAGCAAAAACTGGAAGAATTGAACAAGTTACCAATTCCAACACCACTCAAAATTGTTGACTATGATCCAATGCCTAAG CTTAAAGTTGTGGCACAAGAAGAGGGATTTGTAATCAAGGTGCTTAGTGAAAGGAGTTGTCAAGGATTGTTGGTGTTCATATTGGAAGCCTTTGAAGAGTTGGGTCTTGAAGTGCTCCAAGCTAGGGTTTCTTGTGTTGATAATTTTTGTCTAGAAGCTGTTGGGAACAGAGTAATTGCTAATTAT GAGAACAATCAAGATACTCgaaaattggatgcacaattaGTTGAACAAGTTGTGTTTCAAGCTATTCAAAACTGGAGGAAAGTTACacagaaatattaa